The genomic segment AATGCACCCTGATGTGTGCATACTTGTATCATTATGATGAATGCATACATACCTTCATAATCCTCATGGAGGCGATACCTTTGTAGGTGTAATTGGTCACGATCAGATAATCCTGGTACGTCCTGGTTTCCACATAGACACCTTTGCCGTGGATCAGTTGATGTGAAAAATCCAGTTCGTCAGTCCACCTCACATAcctgttaacaaagtccttcagagAGAAGAAACTGGGTCAGGTAAAAGGATTCTTGCAAAGTATAATTACAAGATTTAAATATCAGATgcttgtttataaacttccaatTTATAGACACACGCAACCAAGTACACTCACAGAGAGACTCATATGTAGGTAAAAatatatgagtatgtgtgtgtgaatttgtatGTATCTGCTGTTCCATTCATTGAgctatctatttctttattttcaacttGCAATGTCATACTCAGAAATATCCTTATCAACAGAATAAATGAACAACGAAATGCCTTAAGCAATGAACATACTGAAACCTAAAATTTCAACAAGGATATCCTTGGGTAACACGTATCCAACCTTGATGTACGTGTTCAAAGACTCCTCGAAGGACGCCTTGAAGTAGAAGCCAATCCCAATGACAGACCGATCGGACTCATGCAGTTCCTGTATCGTCTCTATGCTGGGCTGCCGTCTCTCTACCGTCAGGAAGGCAGTAAGGTTACCACTGTAAAGCGTCGTAAGGACCAGGGTGTGAATTGACAAGAACAGAATCCACACTTTCATGGCAGTTCTCTTTGGAAGCTGAGCCTGGGTCACTCGCAGGTGGTACCCAAGCGTGTACAAGTAAGATATTTGAAGCAACTTCAGAGATTTTTACTTCCTCAATTCTGCAATGGGAAAAGCAAATCTGTTATCATTTCAGTTAGTTGTAGATACATTTTCGTCTCAATGGCTGTGGATCAGTCTTGAACGTACTGATAGTACTGtcctatatttttttatcagttagttCTACTCAAGGTGGATGAAATTGTTGAATTGTCCACTTGCTAGATTAAACTGTCTTGAAATTATTTCTCAGCTGATATTCATTTGCTTAATTGCTTACTAGATtttattcattgataataattaatTTGTTGAATTTTACTTCTACCTTCTATAAACTTATTTGTTAAAGTATTTGGACATAACACTCCATTCAAAGGAAATGGCTTTTGAGGTCAGTAACTGATTAGAAACGAAGTTtcgattttattttgctttacaaACATGTATGGCAAACAGGTGGTATAACATCCATTTCATCACTTCCGCACATGAAAAGAATATAGTATACAGTCACGGGTGAAGTCTTTCAAAAAATAGAAAGACTTATTAGAACAAGCAGGTCTATCACCTCATTCGTATTCAAGTCCTGGCCTTCTCCCTTTCAGTCCTCTTGTTCTGTTTCCTGAAGGCCCAACCTAGAAATGGGCATCTGGTTAACCTTCCAATCACCATTTGCACTTTAGCAGAGACAAAGAGTAACAGAAAATCTAATCAAATATTTACTCAGTTGTCGGGCCATTTGCAAGGAAGTAGACAATCGGAGAGATGACCAGTAAACTAATAAGAGTAACAATCCAGGTGGACAGCGCGAAAGGAGCCAGTAGTGACTGCCACTTAGGTACAGGTGGTTCAATTCTGGTCATGAAGCAGCTTTGCTGTTCAGAAAAGATAGTTAAAAGGTCATTTACATATCTGGGagtgttttcattcaaccaaacagGTATCTCTATGTGTAGATATTTACAAAGcctgtgtacacatatatataaaagtcaccTGCATTCCCCATCAACCACTCACCCTATCCCTGAGTCAACTCTTTTCTTAATTTATTGTACTCAGATGGTACATACTCCTGTCTCTTCACTCTTCATAATTACTCAAATATCTCCACAATTACAGAAAACATTCCAATAACAAATGCTGTTCAACTTCACGAAGCTAGCCGAAGAAGGTTTACTTCTCATGGTATAAATAAGTAGTTGAATGCAAAATAAATCTTCTTGGGCTAAGTACTTGAACCAAAAATATATCTTCTTGGGCAAAGGGGCTACTTATATAACATGATGTTACCTTAAACAAAGTTACAATTTATGAGATAAAATTTAAGTTAAACATTCTTACGTCACAGTAATAGAACCGCGAGAAATCAATAGCTGCCAGGCAGTTATCATTGCTAGTAATGAATGAGTTGGTAATTCCAAAGTGGCCTTCTCGTCTTTGCAGCTTTCCATTCATTCCATTCCAAGAGCCATTTGCGTCAGGATACCCCCAAAATTCGCCTGTGAAAGAAGAACTagacaatgataaaaaaacaaaaaataaaaaaaggtgatgTACAGGTTTCACCTGAAAATAATGCTACTGTCAACAATAAGAACCAAACTCAAATGccaaaaaaaggaaggaaatgggacgagaacaacaacaaagtatgaAAGTGCTACGTACTTATTAACCAACCTCAAAGAGGATATACACAATGAATAGCATCCTTGAGGCAACTGTGAGGAAACCGAGATACTACAAGACAGACTTGCGGACTAATTCAAAGGCAAGGACTTACAATAACAGAGAAAAAGACAGCAAAAATAGATAAACCTGAagatattcattaaaattacaattacgcAGCTGACAGCTTTCGAGAGTCAGTGCAGTAGAGCTCTGCTCATCTGGTGAAACAAACCTAGCAGTCATGGTAAGGTTCACAGTAGAGTATGGGAGGATGAGATAAGAATCTTGAATATTTTTCCTTACCATCTGGAGATTTTTTGATGACCAGAGTAAAGTTGAGAACCTCTGCAAGTGTATCTGCCATCTTGATATCTCTTCCATGAGGTCTTTTTCCTGGAGCGTTAAAGATGACATGAGGTTCGAAATGGAATGTGTATAACTGTGAAAAGGAATGATTAAGAAAGGTAAATATGATACTCTGGCCAATTGCTTtgggttatttatatttttgccaaAAGGATTCACAATAATTGAGGCAGACTTCTTTGGTTTAGCTAAAATTTTTTTGGAACTGTCTCtgacaaatattttcttttgattagaTATATAACTAAAGGAAGAGGGATAAACTGATCATAAGTGAtggcatttataaaatatttttgtaggcATTTGTACCTTTCATACTCAAGCAGTCTAAGTTTTCTGTGCTTCACCTTTTTAATAGACATTTTTTTGTTACAATACCTTCCTACAAACATGAAGCCAGTTTACAAAAAACCATGTATCCTGTAGAATCAATGGTTTCAGCCAGAGGCCATAGGGCCCAAGGGGCCATGACAAACTTCAGGAGGCACAAGAAATCAACTAAAATCATAGTGTAATGTTGCTAGTTTCTATGTCATGGTGATCTAGGAGCTCTAATTTAAGTTTTCAACACCAACAACTGGAGGAGGAacgattgtatttttctttgtttgtacCTTTGACTGTTCATTAATGCACTGTCATGTTTACCTTGTCTTCCAACTCTATCTACAGGGTTGAAGGGGTTTCAGTTGAATCTGATGCAAAGTTAGACCTCAATCGGAGATGGTCTGTTGGTTTCTCCATCTGTCGCTCTACGTTTCTGTCTTTCTGTTCGTCAGTGTCTCTATCAAACTTACCTTGTTATTGCAGATCAACCTACATGGTAGAAGAACTCAGTAAAAACTGGAATAAGGGAAGACATTCATGCATAAGTGTGCATGATGGAAGATTGTCTCCCGTATGTAAACAGCTTTAACTTTGGCCACAGAGAAAGCTAGCATACTTTCTCCTCTTGTGGACTTAACCACGACCTTCAAACTAACATAAGCTGCCACCAGGGAATTGGTGTTTCACATACAGTTATCCatatttaacattattttcatCAGTGAGAAAGCTCTTAAAAAGAAGATAGTTGCAGCTCAGAAGGGAACACTCCGAATGCTTGTTTTACTTACTAAGAGCAGATATGAATGTCATTCCAAAAATGGCCTATTTATAACTAGATTGAAACTTAGGCCATATGTATAAACCCAAATTACAGTGTTTTAAATAACTGAGAAATAACGAGATAGCAACCAACATTCTAAGAAAGATAATTACTTACAATGATTGGAGCTCCTCTCAGGTCCCAAGTTTTGACCGGGAAAATCTCTCCATCAGAAGTGAAGCCACGGTGGCGCCATCTGTTGACGAGAGTCATCCCTTCCCCCCAATAGAGCTGGTTCATGTACATTTTCCATTCATCTGTATCCTTCTCCTGAGGACAAAATTCAGCAGTGTCCTAAATTTTCATCAAAATTCGATGTAATGTAATGCATGATGATCACTTTTGCGGACATTTGTAGTCTGAATGACCACGATTTTGCGTACTGTCAGAAGTACAATGAGAAATTACTTTACCTTCACGAATCCGGTGATATGTTCGGTGttccttcctttctttgtttTGATAATGGTTTCTAGTTCCTTCTTTGTGAGTCCGGCAAAAACATACCTGTTTGTAAGGGAGCAATTTGTTCTAAAAGGCTCACAAAAtgggtaaagttttttttatgcttactgtattcaacaacaaatggaaattaaatttgtagtggttttcattgtatttgataattatgataataatactgaatttacaGCCAGTCCTGAGTGAGATAATAAGCCtgcagttattcattttttttaataactaatttAAAGACTATATTCTCATAAGATTGTATTTTTAGCAGAAATCAGTACACATATTTTACTGCATTATCTTCTTCAGTAGCGTTTAAGAGGGCGTCTCTGAAACTACTTTTCTACTGGATGAATTTATCTTTTCGCAGTTCATATGGTCAAAACAGTAACCTGTGATTGTTCCCGTGGagggatagtgctgtcagtggtaCACTGTAGACATTGCATTAGAAAAGAGTTTGGGACATCCCTGTGACCCCTAGCTTTATCCatttcttttatccttttattatGCCTTCACTTTCGCTTCCTCTCTTAAAACTTACTGTTCAATACCTTTGTCTGTTACTTAAGTGCAATTATTTTGTTGGTGAATGGTCGGAAGTGCTCAATTCTTGGATGATAGCATCAATCTCTTAATCAAATTCAGCCAGCAATAGTAATCAATGAATTTTGTTGTATACCATAAGTAATGACCTGTCAGATTGAATTATATAACACcaagataaaataaatgtaataagatttaggTAAAATATACACTTAAAATCTCACTAATATCAGTTGTTTAGAGAGACAGGGTAATGTGTAAAGAATATGCTAGATTTTAGTAAAACAGTAAAAGActaattagattagattataaaatttttggcacatagccaagcgccggagccgaggggccattcagcgcatatatatcttaagaataaaaaaaaagtcactgtcatacaaacaaacatacacacaaccgatctaacatacaaatcattcattcataaaaaccgaacaagaaacctaaaacaattaagagaaaattacgaTTCATAAAAgagattaatatttttgttaaaatgacataatttgctctgcctgagcaccttcacctaaaatatcggcaagagtctaTTTGCCAGAAAagaagctctacgtttggtttcaaaatgagggcactccaccaaaatatgcaccacagtcaaatccacacgacaggtggaacagcgaggaacctgcctatccgctccactcgtcattagatacccgtgagtatatttagtgtggccaatacataatatagctaaaactatctcagaccttctatccatccggctatgaggccaaggatgaacagaaggcctaatcgactttaatttaagattattatctaaagtagaccagtgggcctgccactggtctctacaataaaatcgaatggtacttttaaaatctgaaacagggacgcccatgttggaaatgtgcctaagcctagttgcagccttagcaacagcgtcggctcgctcattcccaacaattccaacatgagacggagcccaacaaaaccttaACAGAAAAACcttttctattaattaaaagataaaaccaatcttgtacttcttgcactaaagggtggcaagagactaggcttttaagagaagataaaacactcaaagagtcggtaaaaatggtaaaaaccttgttagtacaaggactataaaaatatatttaagagcagtcaaaactgcgaGCAGGATATGTAAAGAATATGCTAGATTTGAGTACACAGTAAAAGACTAATCCCAGAAAGGAAGCTTCATACCAGTGGGAGAGTGTTAACATGCAGTTGGATCACCATTACctgtaattgtaataataatgaaagttcaTTGTCAAGTCGTCATAGCACCCAAGTCATTTCCAACCATGAAGCTCTACTTTGGCCCTGTTAATCTAAGCTGAGAATTATATACCTATAAGCCAGTCGAATGTTACTGGTTGCATCCAGAGAGGATTAGGATGTGGGTCCAACGGCATTATTTCAAACACACTCGCCAAAAAAGATATAAGTTTAAGGAGCCTCACTTCTGAAGAAGAGAGGCATATAAGTGGACAATATGTACCTTTGATTGACCAGGAAGACTTCAACACCTCTGGGAAAAGATACAGCATGACCAAACCGCAACTAATCAAAATTCAGCGCACCAGTTAATTCGCCTACTGCAACCACCTatctgctataaatacttgtctAATATGTATCTTGACTGATTCACTTTTACCACTCTCAACTGATGGCCGCCAGAAAGCGAATTGAATTCTCTTCGCATGATAGGAAACTCAATATACCGCCTACACAGGGATGAAGAGGTTCTAAGACGCGTAGAGCAACTCTATATAAATCAAACGCAGATGAATCAGCCACTATACTGAacaacaaataatgataataaccataTCTACTCACTTTCCTCGATAATCCCACGGGTCATCAGCCTCGTCTGTAAAGGAGAGAATTGAGTGGGCATCACGGAAGAGAAATATGTATCCCCTGCACTGGAAAGATGTCCAAAGAGTGCCTGAGAAGTTCCCAGGTGCTtgcacttctatcacctgaaaaggaaataaatattgaCACCAGATGAGGATTGACTGAATGTGAGTTTTCTGGAGTCACTACTACCGTGGTCACTGATCTGGAAACTCCATGCTGTCACAGACGTTAGATatttaggaaaattatattttcgcttactcagggagtaagccttacaaactactttaattgatgttgttgttgttattcttactGTTGCTGTTCTTATtggaggggtaggaaagcctataaATGGTCTGGAAAGGGTGTtccacgttgagttaaagatacaggaattttagaataggatatttgcgattcatttattaaaatggaaatgtaaaaaataaacattgggCATgctgaacagtacagaaaaaaatatttataataaaatatagcatatttattttaatttccgttggtgaaacaacactatcTGACCGTTGATTTTAGTACTCGCCCAGAGCAAGCTCGATGTCATATCAAGCTTTATTCactctgtttcttatattttccaACGTGGGGATGAAAGTTGTGAAGACAAGTTAGAAAAGTCTGTGAAATAGCGTTTACTGTAACATGACTAATATATctgagtaaaggaaaaaaatcaagaaagaagAATTTTTCAATGACTTCTTTTATAAAATGAACAAAGTTTTCGCATAACCAAAAGATTTACTATTCAAATGATCCGAATCTAGAAGCATGACAGAAAGTCACCTTTTTCCTCTTAGTAAAAAATAGCAAACATGATTTATTAGACCGCAGCAAAAGTTACACTTTCCACTTGGTACAGAATTGCAAGGATCATTTGCAAGCCACACAGCACAAGTTGGAGTTTCTATAAGATACCAAATTTTAAAGATCATATTTAGGGCCCCTACACAAGTTGCAGTTCTCAGTAGGTATAGAATTCCTAAGATCATTCATGAGACTCATGGAGAAGCTGCAATTCCCAGTTGGTACAAAACTGTAAAGATCATTTATGAGACCCCAGCACTGTGAGACCTGCTCAGTGACCTAACCTGTTTGTTATGAGGCAACTTGATCATTGCCCTGAGGACGAGAGATTCCGCAAAGGCCCCATCGAAAGCCACTACGAGGGAACAGTGCCTGAAGTGGTGATGGGCGATGTAAGAAAGAGCATCAGCTAACAAGACTTCGCCACTGAAGTCCTTCGCTGTTGATCTACCGAGATGAATTAGTCCCTGGTGGTGTTGGGGAAGGGAATGGGAGGCGTTTTTCTGTGCCTGGTGAATGCTTGTCCTCGACGGAGCCAGTGAATTTGAGGGGTCAGAAGAATTGACACTGCATAGCGGAATCGCCTGGGATGCCAACAGGAAGATGTAGATGTGGATGTGGCCCATTTCTGAGTAAGGGAAAGTTTGTGTTATGCTGATGTTGCATTTTTGAAATGAGGTTTTTGAGGGCATAAGCTTAAGCTAAGGTTTCTaggaatggaatttttttatgatattccaTTCATAGAATAAAGTGGACACAAACTTAATATGGTCTCCATGAGCACGAATTTGAGATGGGGCATCTAGGAATGAAGGTTCTGACCCTGAAGATGTTGAAAgtttcctttacacacacacacacacacacacacacacacacacacacacacaaatatatatatatatatatatatatataatatatattatatataatatatatatatatatatatatatatatatatatatatatatatatatatatacatatatatatatatatattatatatatatatatatatatatatatatatatatatatatatatatatatatatatagagagagagagagagagagagagagagagagagagagagagagagagagagagagagagagggcatcagGCAACGTTTCGATTGAGAGCCTCATCACCAGGCtgaaacatacaaacattaaatGGTATAAAATTGACTCgaataattgtaaaaattaatctacctaaaaaaaaaaaaaaactaaaaaaaaaaataagagggaaaGGCGAAGTACCTTTCGAGGAATAAGAGGGAAGACGAGTGAGTGACAGTCACAAGTTGCGTTGGTCCGTTAGACTGTTTAACTCTGGAACTACTAGTTTATTAAAAAGTGACAGTCTATCTCCAGTGCTTTAACTGACATCTCTATGGCAATCAAAGCGAACTTTGAGGAGCCTACGAGAGAATCCCACGAAATATTCCCCAATTACATCGGggacaagaaaataaatagaccgaaTTTGATGACAATAGGGGGGCTAAGTTTATCTGTACAATTGAAGAGAGATCCAATTGTCAGGTGATTTGTGGTTATTAGTTGGCATTTTAGGGCCGGGGAATAATGTTGTAAATTTAACATTCAATATGATCAATTCAAAATTCTTACTAGGGTCTCTTCCGTACAATAGCGTGTGACCTAtgaatcactttttattaaacaagtaGTGCCAGAGTTAAACAGTCAAGCGACAGCCGCCCTTCTCTTCTTGGCATGACCTTACTTTTGACTAACGTATCTTGTGACTGTTGCAAGTCTGCCTTCCTATTCCTTGAAAGGTACTTAGCATTTCTACCTTAGGTTTTtagtttttcaaataaattactttttaataattaGTCGGgtcaattttatattatttaatggtTGTATATTTCAGCCTGATGACGAGGCTACGCCTCGAAACGTCGCCAAATAAATAGTTGAAATGCTGTAAGATGTCTGCTACCTCTGATGCCCTTTGCTATGTATAATGGCAGGTGTTTTGGAagttaatatacattatatatacatacatatacatttatatatacatatacatatatatatatacacacacacacacacacacatatatatatatatattatatatatatataatatattatatatatataaatatatataatattatattaataatatatcagaatatacatatatatataaatataccttagttatatgatatatgaagatatattatatatataatatatatatatatatatacatatatgtgtatatataatatataatatactatatatatatatatatatatatctatatatctatatatatatatatatatattatatatatatatataatatatctatatatatatatatatagctatatagcacCCAAACCACCACCCAATGGGAATTATAAATGATAGGGCTTTCGTCAACACAGGACTGACGAGACGCGGACAGCCTTCTTGATCGGGAGTGGCACGTTGCCATGGTAACCCGTTATCTGCTTATTTGTACATATGTCTTTATCAATCTCTGTAGGCACGCAAGCACATGCAGTTGCTTACAGAAGTGTTCTTGATCATGTAAATAACACTCAGggtaatattcaaatatatatatatatatatatatatatatatatatatatatatatgtatatatatatatatatatatatatatgtaatataatatattttatatatatatataatatatatatatatatatatatatatatatatatatatatgcatctcacagaaaatgcacgtgacttcattaaataagcgaataccacaggaaatgagaggcagaaatccaagcgctttcgtctttactaagacattaccaaggaacgaatgaaatacagttggaaagaaagttaccaggtaaacaaaaggatcaaaaataccagatggttaattttcaTAAGAGGAAAGGAAGCTTAGCCATCTAAATTTCAAAAagatgtataaaactgaatatattagttttgttgcttgcatttatctacaactttttttaattatgaaggcatcgagtttaaataaaccaagacttaaattcagaacacttccattatttgacttgatgaaa from the Macrobrachium nipponense isolate FS-2020 chromosome 42, ASM1510439v2, whole genome shotgun sequence genome contains:
- the LOC135213271 gene encoding uncharacterized protein LOC135213271; translation: MKKLEINFESVSKRIKLGANVMEKKVMNVNVNVGGRKMEAAYLCKHLGLSIADNEMGHIHIYIFLLASQAIPLCSVNSSDPSNSLAPSRTSIHQAQKNASHSLPQHHQGLIHLGRSTAKDFSGEVLLADALSYIAHHHFRHCSLVVAFDGAFAESLVLRAMIKLPHNKQVIEVQAPGNFSGTLWTSFQCRGYIFLFRDAHSILSFTDEADDPWDYRGKYVFAGLTKKELETIIKTKKGRNTEHITGFVKEKDTDEWKMYMNQLYWGEGMTLVNRWRHRGFTSDGEIFPVKTWDLRGAPIILYTFHFEPHVIFNAPGKRPHGRDIKMADTLAEVLNFTLVIKKSPDGEFWGYPDANGSWNGMNGKLQRREGHFGITNSFITSNDNCLAAIDFSRFYYCDQSCFMTRIEPPVPKWQSLLAPFALSTWIVTLISLLVISPIVYFLANGPTTE
- the LOC135213411 gene encoding glutamate receptor 2-like, translated to MKVWILFLSIHTLVLTTLYSGNLTAFLTVERRQPSIETIQELHESDRSVIGIGFYFKASFEESLNTYIKDFVNRYVRWTDELDFSHQLIHGKGVYVETRTYQDYLIVTNYTYKGIASMRIMKECYQDQNIGVTLQRHFPVKESFNKVISRQSLILVWC